The Urbifossiella limnaea genome has a window encoding:
- a CDS encoding C25 family cysteine peptidase produces the protein MDDPLTLNGINGATGEYLVPPMTAAAAADLARGRPPEGLLASWFRAVVSVLKRPKLGLPMDVDPTNVGRAGWAVVLPAAAPPELLAAVQPLIDHRKKSVPPDRCKVLQYRPGEGMKPWLARHGVAPGTVDPRKVPYYVTLVGGPTDIPFDFQYLLDVEYAVGRLAFDTPDQLRRYAESVAAFETAGAVKNAKELVYWGPRHAADRSTQMSADALVTPLADGTPDDPPPAAAQSYRSRTFKGADATKARLLETLHGTPPAVLFTASHGMGWPKDDARQRPAQGALLAQDWPGFGQVGPQHYLTAAEVEDSANVGGLVAFLFACYGAGTPAFDNFLTERGRGPVAVAPAPFVAALPQRLLSHPNGPALAVVGHVERAWGYSIKPPGAGSQVGPFRDFLGRVMAGEPVGHATKSFSERYAVLSSELLSYLDPSAGVPKPTATELAACWVERNDAQNYVLLGDPAARLRPSDLKG, from the coding sequence GTGGACGACCCACTTACCCTCAACGGCATCAACGGCGCCACCGGCGAGTACCTCGTCCCGCCGATGACGGCCGCGGCCGCCGCCGACCTCGCCCGCGGCAGGCCGCCCGAGGGGCTGCTCGCGTCGTGGTTCCGCGCCGTCGTCAGCGTGCTGAAGCGGCCGAAGCTCGGCCTGCCGATGGACGTAGACCCCACTAACGTCGGCCGCGCCGGCTGGGCCGTCGTGCTCCCGGCGGCCGCCCCGCCCGAACTCCTGGCCGCCGTCCAGCCGCTCATCGACCACCGCAAGAAGTCGGTGCCGCCGGACCGCTGCAAGGTGCTGCAATACCGGCCCGGCGAAGGGATGAAGCCGTGGCTCGCCCGCCACGGCGTCGCCCCCGGCACCGTGGACCCGCGGAAGGTGCCGTACTACGTCACGCTCGTCGGCGGCCCCACCGACATCCCGTTCGACTTCCAGTACCTCCTCGACGTGGAGTACGCCGTCGGCCGGCTCGCGTTCGACACCCCCGACCAGCTGCGCCGCTACGCCGAGAGCGTCGCCGCGTTCGAGACGGCGGGCGCCGTCAAGAACGCGAAGGAGCTGGTGTACTGGGGGCCGCGCCACGCCGCCGACCGCTCCACGCAGATGAGCGCCGACGCGCTCGTCACCCCGCTCGCCGACGGCACGCCCGACGACCCGCCCCCCGCGGCGGCGCAGAGCTACCGCTCGCGCACCTTCAAGGGCGCCGACGCCACCAAAGCGCGCCTGCTCGAAACGCTGCACGGGACGCCGCCGGCGGTGCTGTTCACGGCGTCGCACGGGATGGGCTGGCCGAAGGACGACGCCCGCCAGCGGCCGGCGCAGGGGGCGCTGCTGGCGCAGGACTGGCCCGGGTTCGGACAGGTCGGGCCGCAGCACTACCTCACCGCCGCGGAGGTCGAAGACTCGGCGAACGTCGGCGGCCTCGTCGCGTTCCTCTTCGCGTGCTACGGGGCCGGCACGCCCGCGTTCGACAACTTCCTGACGGAGCGCGGCCGTGGCCCGGTGGCGGTCGCGCCGGCGCCGTTCGTGGCGGCGCTGCCGCAGCGGCTGCTGTCGCACCCGAACGGGCCGGCGCTGGCGGTGGTCGGGCACGTCGAGCGGGCCTGGGGCTATTCGATCAAGCCGCCGGGGGCGGGGTCGCAGGTCGGGCCGTTCCGCGACTTCCTCGGCCGGGTGATGGCGGGCGAGCCGGTCGGCCACGCCACCAAGAGCTTCAGCGAGCGCTACGCCGTGCTGTCGTCGGAGCTGCTGAGCTACCTCGACCCGTCGGCGGGCGTGCCGAAGCCGACGGCGACCGAGCTGGCGGCTTGCTGGGTGGAGCGGAACGACGCGCAGAACTACGTGCTGCTCGGCGACCCGGCGGCCCGGCTGCGGCCCTCGGACCTGAAGGGGTGA
- a CDS encoding ComEC/Rec2 family competence protein: MAKATAAADDKRLLPKPGEAVVRMYRAGLGDCFLLAFGRLGQEPVYVLVDCGIHARQDKGPARLLRVMRDLRAATGGHLDVVVATHEHADHLSGFVQKGSPFVAKAKGDTITFDQLWVAWTEKQDKGLADKLRARRGAYRAAIKSAVKKLEDRGLGADGKKLEGLGDFEKMDPKMVADEFLGAAAGAPKRKGKDKAKPTSNEVALAMLQKHADKTKYWEPEEVAPVPGVPWARAYVLGPPTDEARLKKDLPTGGDEGENRETYLTGRGELTALRLAPALDLATSLGSDFRYPFEKSARRRCPEVTPKKVSADDVTDAPATAVEFWQDRYLADDEAWRRIDDDWLGAADQLGLDLEADTNNTSLVLAFEVGEPGLGKVLLFVGDAQVGNWLSWHGQEFKVGGTTTTADDLLRRTALYKVGHHGSHNATAKRVSADDASPFGLELMPPGLIAMIPVDRAAAQREMPQPWKMPHQPLYQRLLQKAAGRVLRSDGGGPWWKNAPEQRQPTGAAPAAVPGVTGARWRESAEAFPAAEGRQCPIYYEVVFSGVGS, translated from the coding sequence ATGGCCAAGGCGACCGCGGCGGCCGACGACAAGCGGCTCCTCCCGAAGCCCGGCGAGGCCGTCGTCCGCATGTACCGGGCCGGCCTCGGCGACTGCTTCCTCCTCGCCTTCGGCCGCCTCGGCCAGGAGCCCGTCTACGTCCTCGTGGACTGCGGCATCCACGCCCGCCAGGACAAGGGGCCGGCCCGCCTCCTCCGCGTCATGCGCGACCTGCGCGCCGCCACCGGCGGGCACCTCGACGTGGTCGTCGCCACCCACGAGCACGCCGACCACCTGTCCGGGTTCGTGCAGAAGGGGAGCCCGTTCGTCGCCAAGGCAAAGGGCGACACGATCACCTTCGACCAGCTGTGGGTCGCGTGGACGGAGAAGCAGGACAAGGGGCTGGCCGACAAGCTCCGCGCCCGCCGCGGGGCGTACCGCGCGGCCATCAAGTCGGCCGTCAAGAAGCTCGAAGACCGCGGCCTCGGCGCCGACGGTAAGAAGCTCGAGGGTCTCGGCGACTTCGAGAAGATGGACCCGAAGATGGTCGCCGACGAGTTCCTCGGCGCGGCCGCCGGCGCGCCCAAGCGGAAGGGGAAGGACAAGGCCAAGCCCACGTCGAACGAGGTGGCGCTGGCGATGCTCCAGAAGCACGCCGACAAGACGAAGTACTGGGAGCCGGAGGAGGTGGCCCCGGTGCCCGGCGTGCCCTGGGCGCGGGCCTACGTGCTCGGCCCGCCGACCGACGAGGCCCGGCTGAAGAAGGACCTGCCCACCGGCGGCGACGAGGGCGAGAACCGCGAGACGTACCTCACCGGCCGCGGCGAACTCACCGCGCTCCGGCTCGCGCCGGCGCTCGACCTCGCGACCAGCCTCGGCTCCGACTTCCGCTACCCGTTCGAGAAGTCGGCCCGCCGCCGCTGCCCCGAGGTCACCCCCAAAAAGGTCTCCGCCGACGACGTGACGGACGCGCCGGCCACGGCCGTCGAGTTCTGGCAGGACCGCTACCTCGCCGACGACGAGGCGTGGCGCCGCATCGACGACGACTGGCTCGGCGCGGCCGACCAGCTGGGCCTCGACCTGGAGGCGGACACGAACAACACCAGCTTGGTGCTGGCGTTCGAGGTGGGCGAGCCGGGGCTGGGGAAGGTGCTGCTGTTCGTCGGCGACGCCCAGGTCGGCAACTGGCTGTCGTGGCACGGCCAGGAGTTCAAGGTCGGCGGCACCACGACCACGGCCGACGACCTGCTGCGGCGCACGGCCCTGTACAAGGTCGGCCACCACGGAAGCCACAACGCCACCGCCAAGCGGGTGTCGGCCGACGACGCCTCGCCGTTCGGCCTGGAGCTGATGCCGCCGGGGCTGATCGCCATGATCCCGGTCGACCGGGCGGCCGCGCAGCGGGAGATGCCGCAGCCGTGGAAGATGCCGCACCAGCCGCTGTACCAGCGGCTCCTCCAGAAGGCGGCCGGCCGCGTGCTCCGGTCCGACGGCGGCGGCCCGTGGTGGAAGAACGCCCCGGAGCAGCGCCAGCCGACGGGGGCGGCGCCGGCGGCGGTGCCGGGCGTGACCGGCGCCCGCTGGCGCGAGTCGGCCGAGGCGTTCCCCGCGGCCGAGGGGCGCCAGTGCCCCATCTATTACGAGGTCGTGTTTTCCGGTGTGGGGTCGTAG
- a CDS encoding lipoxygenase family protein, translating to MSAFLPAFDPDPEGRAADQTARRTEYRFNHSYVSPLAFVCDVPRRDRFPTDFTTLVLSKVITNVSNQGDGDSGLRRRLREMSNPLAGAALGTGTAVRAVAAVVGELVGLQQESRRLMSIDDYNDLFHIIGLPPISKDFEKDSTFAELRLAGPNPVMIHRVDALDSGFPVTDEHFQVALPGDTLAAAGAEGRLFLVDYQELDGIENAIAPGGQQKYLYAPLALFAVNKQTRQLTPVAVQCKQQPGADNPIFTPDDGYNWRIAKTIVEIADGNYHEAVTHLGWTHLTIEPFAVAAHRQLAPTHPLKVLLAPHFEGTLAINHMARTKLISPDGVVSKLLGGTIDGTLGLSARGVQSRLFKEQMPPETFRRRGVGSDALASYSYRDDALLHWDAIREWVAGYLRCFYRSDAEVAADHEVAGWLSEVSHKGGGRINGVEPARTLAELVDVTALVIFTASAQHAAVNFPQYDVMSYVPAMPLAGYAPAPTAKTGATEADYLAHLPPRDQAILQMNTGYMLGDTHYTRLGYYGDDYFGEPRLDELAGRFADKMLDIEKTIADRNTRRRPYPFMMPSGVPQSINI from the coding sequence ATGAGTGCGTTCCTCCCCGCGTTCGACCCGGACCCGGAAGGCCGCGCCGCGGACCAGACCGCCCGCCGCACCGAGTACCGGTTCAACCACAGCTACGTGTCGCCGCTGGCGTTCGTGTGCGACGTGCCGCGCCGCGACCGGTTCCCCACCGACTTCACCACGCTGGTGCTCAGCAAGGTCATCACCAACGTCTCGAACCAGGGCGACGGCGACTCGGGGCTGCGCCGCCGGCTCCGCGAGATGTCCAACCCGCTGGCCGGCGCCGCGCTCGGCACCGGCACCGCCGTCCGCGCCGTGGCCGCGGTCGTCGGCGAGCTCGTGGGGTTGCAGCAGGAGTCGCGGCGGCTGATGTCGATCGACGACTACAACGACCTGTTCCACATCATCGGCCTCCCGCCGATCAGCAAGGATTTCGAGAAGGACAGCACGTTCGCCGAGCTGCGGCTCGCCGGCCCGAACCCGGTGATGATCCACCGCGTCGACGCCCTCGATTCGGGCTTCCCGGTCACGGACGAGCACTTCCAGGTGGCGCTCCCCGGCGACACGCTCGCCGCCGCCGGCGCGGAAGGCCGGCTGTTCCTGGTCGATTACCAGGAGCTCGACGGCATCGAGAACGCGATCGCGCCGGGCGGGCAGCAGAAGTACCTGTACGCGCCGCTGGCGCTGTTCGCGGTCAACAAGCAGACGCGGCAACTCACGCCGGTCGCCGTCCAGTGCAAGCAGCAGCCGGGGGCCGACAACCCGATCTTCACCCCGGACGACGGCTACAACTGGCGGATCGCCAAGACCATCGTCGAGATCGCCGACGGGAACTACCACGAGGCGGTGACACACCTCGGCTGGACGCACCTGACGATCGAGCCGTTCGCCGTCGCGGCCCACCGCCAGCTGGCGCCGACGCACCCGCTGAAGGTGCTCCTCGCCCCGCACTTCGAGGGGACGCTGGCGATCAACCACATGGCCCGCACCAAGCTCATCTCGCCGGACGGCGTGGTGTCCAAGCTGCTGGGCGGCACCATCGACGGCACCCTCGGGCTGTCCGCCCGCGGCGTGCAGAGCCGGCTGTTCAAGGAGCAGATGCCGCCGGAGACGTTCCGCCGCCGCGGCGTCGGTTCGGACGCGCTCGCGAGCTACTCCTACCGCGACGACGCGCTGCTGCACTGGGACGCGATCCGCGAGTGGGTGGCGGGCTACCTCCGCTGCTTCTACCGCTCCGACGCCGAGGTCGCGGCCGACCACGAGGTGGCGGGCTGGCTGTCGGAGGTGTCGCACAAGGGCGGCGGCCGCATCAACGGCGTGGAGCCGGCGCGGACGCTGGCGGAGCTGGTGGACGTGACGGCGCTGGTGATCTTCACGGCGAGCGCGCAGCACGCGGCGGTGAACTTCCCGCAGTACGACGTGATGAGCTACGTGCCGGCGATGCCGCTCGCCGGCTACGCCCCGGCCCCGACGGCGAAGACGGGCGCGACCGAGGCCGACTACCTGGCCCACCTGCCGCCGCGCGACCAGGCGATTCTCCAGATGAACACCGGCTACATGCTCGGCGACACGCACTACACGCGGCTCGGCTACTACGGCGACGACTACTTCGGCGAGCCGCGGCTGGACGAGCTGGCGGGCCGGTTCGCGGACAAGATGCTGGACATCGAGAAGACGATCGCCGACCGCAACACGCGGCGGCGGCCGTACCCGTTCATGATGCCGTCGGGGGTGCCGCAGAGCATCAACATCTAG
- a CDS encoding nSTAND1 domain-containing NTPase yields the protein MPAPYHVRLAVSQYGDQFRAELFTEDLGDTEGDVLTELPPSLGEWVPYLAQGAELPPDAARQLGKDLFAALLGQPENAKKWTEVLDRARKTNRPIRLLIDATTDAVRDLPYGLLCEPHDDWFLFRGTKADRVRFVRILRRCSPRPLTLGDRPRVLVAAAEPSSADVPAFDAAGRLKALCVALQPSAEVFLVGAAGVTPLEKLAAEATTFAPFTRTTRAALKAALAGSYDVFHLLAHGHGAGILLCDAAGAPAETTAGELAEWCGAGTAGLAFLQVCKAGQTGGRGGFGGVAQQLLSPRGGNLAAVVASTFPLDAEHSTTAAAGFYRALAAGKSPEEALATHASETDWTWAFLELWARPGALGGTKQRAAFQFVSPYRGLSSFTERDADLFFGRRAEVTELLNILRTEPAVGVVGDSGSGKTSLLQAGLVYAARQGGLAGVERWRIVSLRPGYHPAQALLTALKPGSTEPPTAAALAAALRADDRPLLVIFDQFEEAFTLARDPEEARTLTKALADLVAERPDRFRLVIGMRSEFLGQSAGLPGLSRLLRRPWVLRPPGADNLRAIVVGPAEHCGYTFQGPLADGTPTHATGLLDRILADPLLAAGDGAAPSLPLLQFALERLWLKAVETGTTVFTHAAFDALGCLGTAIALHAETTYQATPTATGLGVGARAVAEHVITALVSSRGTRQPRSRAALEAETGKPDAARAVIDHLVGERLLTVRSDPADPAASLVDLAHEALVRHWDRLRGWLAEDPQGRAMRDEFRTAVEKWEAGFAGVPAKSTRGLPGADVCRNYLAWIDTHTPQLPPAALEFVAGMRGYLTRQKRTRGAVMVTLGLLAATAAALAVLADGKARDATKSAADAKESAKQAQASARDAQVRAATLALDRGIQLSEQGRPRFGLLSMAYALKACPPADACPEAAALRNVILTNLGGWATHQLCLDDVRTFPGPALATDPAGTVILCRTKGGAQLYATDAPPGQPQPLGPPIPHLPFTKDTVGMSAEVHRDGRTVLLSDGAGYSQLWDAPGGAPLGAPFITGAVGGTVLSPDRKTAASADHDGTVTLWDATFPGHPDEARKYQGKVVGSPQPHQGKVYAMEFSRDGKLLAVGCGRGAGAQKGTAGSFHLMDAATGATLRRYGLDVTVTCVAFSEDGSRVAAGGIDMFVWKTADAVNTAIDNKDLRPIGRRSGQEHTARAVFDKADAEQVLLVNPSGGLAVTHSKDRHFGAEERLSPQGWLAGYGFRPDGKVFTANVDGTVRLWGRPKRDPAQARYELPRGPEPGRKVINNILAVDFRPDGKAVAAGTRDGKVFVYHLDNRAAPTVFRCAEADTGKDWSQVAEVEFSTDGTRLIAQDESFRVFVFHVPPPGSNSDVNDPVRHAGRNLVAAAPDGRTVVVRAPHPDPDGRNYWVIDLDTGARVCRLAEPGPIGPPPELGDDGFVMRVRAVAFSPDKSRVAVAHRDGRVHVYSTATGDQVAGPIEHQIDGGRDFIRAVAYSPAGDRLLTRSPRGRGLWHAAGAPVHLLRNRVGVQLARFSRSGRLVLGGTNFNTGEVWTGDGGEAVPLPLVHASEVWGISASPDETRVVTASYDQTARVWDVATGKPISPPFAHDSGVSDAEFSPDGKTALTGSWDGTLRLWPLPTPVPDDEPRITAWVEVQSGLRVAESGIGQLLTADEWTKQRDELNRRGGPPPGIVR from the coding sequence ATGCCCGCGCCGTACCACGTCCGCCTCGCCGTGTCGCAGTACGGCGACCAGTTCCGCGCCGAGCTGTTCACCGAAGACCTCGGCGACACCGAAGGCGACGTGCTGACCGAACTCCCGCCCAGCCTCGGCGAGTGGGTGCCGTACCTCGCCCAGGGCGCCGAGCTGCCGCCCGACGCGGCCCGCCAGCTCGGCAAGGACCTGTTCGCCGCGCTGCTCGGCCAGCCCGAGAACGCCAAGAAGTGGACCGAAGTCCTCGACCGCGCCCGCAAGACCAACCGCCCCATCCGCCTCCTCATCGACGCCACCACCGACGCCGTCCGCGACCTCCCCTACGGCCTGCTGTGCGAGCCGCACGACGACTGGTTCCTGTTCCGCGGCACCAAGGCCGACCGCGTCCGGTTCGTGCGCATCCTCCGCCGCTGTTCGCCGCGGCCGCTCACCCTCGGCGACCGGCCGCGGGTGCTCGTCGCCGCCGCCGAGCCGAGCAGTGCCGACGTGCCCGCGTTCGACGCCGCCGGCCGGCTCAAGGCGCTGTGTGTTGCGTTGCAGCCCAGCGCCGAAGTCTTCCTCGTCGGCGCCGCCGGCGTGACGCCGCTGGAGAAGCTGGCCGCGGAAGCGACGACCTTCGCGCCGTTCACCCGCACCACGCGGGCCGCACTCAAGGCGGCCCTGGCCGGCAGCTACGACGTGTTCCACCTCCTCGCGCACGGTCACGGCGCGGGCATACTCCTGTGCGACGCCGCGGGCGCCCCCGCGGAGACGACCGCGGGCGAGCTGGCCGAGTGGTGCGGCGCCGGCACCGCGGGGCTCGCCTTTCTCCAGGTGTGCAAGGCCGGGCAGACCGGCGGCCGCGGCGGGTTCGGCGGCGTCGCCCAGCAGCTGCTCAGCCCGCGCGGCGGCAACCTCGCCGCGGTCGTCGCCAGCACCTTCCCGCTCGACGCCGAGCACAGCACGACCGCCGCCGCCGGCTTCTACCGCGCCCTCGCCGCCGGCAAGTCGCCGGAAGAGGCGCTGGCCACCCACGCCTCCGAGACCGACTGGACGTGGGCGTTCCTGGAGCTGTGGGCGCGGCCCGGCGCCCTCGGCGGCACGAAGCAGCGGGCGGCGTTCCAGTTCGTGTCGCCGTACCGCGGGCTCTCCAGCTTCACCGAGCGCGACGCCGACCTGTTCTTCGGCCGCCGCGCCGAGGTCACCGAGCTGCTGAACATCCTCCGCACCGAACCGGCCGTGGGCGTCGTCGGCGACTCGGGGAGCGGCAAGACCTCGCTGCTGCAAGCGGGCCTCGTGTACGCCGCGCGGCAGGGCGGGCTCGCGGGCGTGGAGCGCTGGCGGATCGTGTCGCTGCGGCCCGGCTACCACCCGGCACAGGCGCTGCTGACGGCGCTGAAACCCGGTTCGACCGAACCGCCGACGGCCGCCGCGCTCGCCGCCGCGCTGCGGGCCGACGACCGGCCGCTGCTCGTCATCTTCGACCAGTTCGAGGAGGCGTTCACCCTGGCCCGCGACCCCGAGGAAGCCCGCACGCTGACGAAAGCACTGGCCGACCTCGTGGCCGAACGCCCCGACCGGTTCCGCCTCGTGATCGGGATGCGGAGCGAGTTCCTCGGCCAGTCGGCGGGGCTGCCCGGCCTCAGCCGGCTGCTGCGGCGGCCGTGGGTGCTGCGGCCGCCGGGCGCGGACAACCTCCGGGCCATCGTCGTCGGCCCGGCCGAGCACTGCGGCTACACCTTCCAGGGGCCGCTCGCCGACGGCACCCCGACGCACGCCACGGGGCTGCTCGACCGCATCCTCGCCGACCCGCTGCTGGCGGCCGGCGACGGGGCCGCGCCGTCGCTGCCGCTGCTGCAGTTCGCGCTGGAACGGCTGTGGCTGAAGGCCGTGGAGACGGGCACGACGGTGTTCACGCACGCCGCCTTCGACGCCCTCGGGTGCCTCGGCACGGCCATCGCCTTGCACGCCGAAACGACCTACCAGGCCACACCGACCGCGACCGGCCTCGGCGTCGGCGCGCGCGCGGTGGCGGAGCACGTCATCACGGCGCTGGTCAGCAGCCGAGGCACGCGGCAGCCGCGGTCGCGCGCCGCGCTCGAAGCCGAGACGGGGAAGCCGGACGCGGCGCGGGCCGTCATCGACCACCTCGTCGGCGAGCGGCTGCTGACCGTCCGCAGCGACCCGGCCGACCCGGCGGCGTCGCTCGTGGACCTGGCGCACGAGGCGCTCGTGCGGCACTGGGACCGGCTCCGCGGGTGGCTCGCCGAAGACCCGCAGGGGCGGGCCATGCGCGACGAGTTCCGCACGGCCGTGGAGAAGTGGGAGGCCGGATTCGCCGGCGTGCCCGCGAAGAGCACCCGCGGCCTGCCGGGGGCCGACGTGTGCCGCAACTACCTGGCGTGGATCGACACCCACACGCCACAGTTGCCGCCGGCCGCGCTCGAGTTCGTGGCCGGGATGCGCGGCTACCTCACCCGCCAGAAGCGGACGCGCGGCGCCGTCATGGTCACCCTCGGGCTGCTCGCCGCGACCGCCGCGGCGCTGGCCGTGCTCGCCGACGGCAAGGCCCGGGACGCGACGAAGAGCGCCGCGGACGCGAAGGAGAGCGCGAAGCAGGCACAGGCCAGCGCCCGCGACGCGCAGGTGCGGGCGGCGACGCTGGCGCTGGACCGCGGCATCCAGCTCAGCGAACAGGGGCGGCCGCGGTTCGGGCTGCTGAGCATGGCCTACGCCCTCAAGGCGTGCCCGCCGGCCGACGCCTGCCCGGAGGCGGCCGCGCTCCGCAACGTCATCCTCACCAACCTCGGCGGGTGGGCCACGCACCAGCTCTGCCTCGACGACGTCCGCACCTTCCCCGGACCGGCCCTCGCCACCGACCCGGCCGGCACGGTCATCCTTTGCCGCACCAAGGGCGGCGCCCAGCTGTACGCGACGGACGCCCCCCCCGGACAGCCGCAGCCGCTCGGCCCGCCGATCCCGCACCTGCCGTTCACGAAAGACACGGTCGGGATGTCGGCCGAGGTCCACCGCGACGGGCGGACCGTTCTCCTGTCCGACGGGGCCGGGTATTCGCAGCTGTGGGACGCGCCGGGCGGGGCGCCGCTCGGCGCGCCGTTCATCACCGGCGCGGTCGGCGGGACGGTCCTCAGCCCGGACCGGAAGACGGCGGCCAGCGCCGACCACGACGGGACGGTGACGCTGTGGGACGCGACCTTCCCGGGGCACCCGGACGAGGCCCGGAAGTACCAGGGAAAGGTGGTCGGCAGTCCGCAGCCGCACCAGGGGAAGGTGTACGCGATGGAGTTCAGCCGCGACGGCAAGCTGCTGGCGGTCGGGTGCGGCCGTGGCGCGGGCGCGCAGAAGGGCACCGCCGGCAGCTTCCACCTCATGGACGCCGCGACGGGCGCGACCCTCCGCCGGTACGGGCTCGACGTCACCGTCACCTGCGTCGCGTTCAGCGAGGACGGGTCGCGGGTTGCCGCCGGCGGGATCGACATGTTCGTGTGGAAGACCGCGGACGCGGTCAACACGGCGATCGACAACAAGGACCTCCGGCCGATCGGCCGCCGGTCCGGCCAGGAGCACACGGCCCGGGCCGTGTTCGACAAGGCGGACGCGGAGCAGGTGCTCCTTGTCAACCCGTCGGGCGGGCTGGCCGTCACCCACTCGAAGGACCGGCACTTCGGGGCCGAGGAGCGGCTGTCGCCGCAGGGGTGGCTGGCCGGGTACGGGTTCCGCCCGGACGGCAAGGTGTTCACCGCCAACGTCGACGGGACGGTGCGGCTGTGGGGCCGGCCGAAGCGCGACCCGGCGCAGGCCCGGTACGAGCTGCCGCGCGGCCCGGAGCCCGGGCGCAAGGTCATCAACAACATCCTGGCGGTGGACTTCCGGCCCGACGGGAAGGCGGTCGCGGCGGGCACCCGCGACGGCAAGGTGTTCGTGTACCACCTCGACAACAGGGCCGCGCCGACCGTCTTCCGGTGCGCCGAGGCGGACACGGGGAAGGACTGGAGTCAGGTGGCCGAGGTCGAGTTCAGCACCGACGGCACCCGCCTGATCGCCCAGGACGAGTCGTTCCGGGTGTTCGTGTTCCACGTCCCCCCGCCGGGGTCGAACTCGGACGTGAACGACCCGGTCCGGCACGCGGGGAGGAACCTCGTCGCCGCCGCCCCCGACGGGCGGACGGTGGTGGTCCGCGCCCCGCACCCGGACCCGGACGGCCGGAACTACTGGGTGATCGACCTCGACACCGGGGCGCGCGTCTGCCGGCTCGCCGAGCCCGGCCCGATCGGCCCGCCGCCCGAGCTGGGCGACGACGGGTTCGTGATGCGCGTCCGGGCGGTCGCGTTCAGCCCCGACAAGTCGCGGGTGGCGGTGGCCCACCGCGACGGGCGGGTCCACGTCTACTCGACGGCGACCGGGGACCAGGTGGCCGGGCCGATCGAGCACCAAATCGACGGCGGCCGGGACTTCATCCGGGCGGTGGCGTACAGCCCGGCCGGGGACCGGCTCCTCACGCGCAGCCCGCGCGGCCGGGGGCTGTGGCACGCCGCGGGGGCACCGGTCCACCTCCTCCGCAACCGCGTCGGCGTGCAGCTCGCCCGGTTCAGCCGGTCCGGCCGGCTGGTCCTCGGCGGCACCAACTTCAACACCGGCGAGGTGTGGACGGGCGACGGCGGGGAGGCGGTGCCGCTCCCGCTCGTTCACGCCAGCGAGGTGTGGGGCATCTCGGCCAGCCCGGACGAGACGCGGGTCGTCACCGCCAGCTACGACCAGACGGCGCGGGTGTGGGACGTGGCGACGGGCAAGCCCATCTCGCCGCCGTTCGCCCACGACAGCGGGGTGAGCGACGCCGAGTTCAGCCCGGACGGAAAGACGGCGCTGACCGGCAGCTGGGACGGCACCCTGCGGCTGTGGCCGCTGCCGACGCCGGTGCCGGACGACGAGCCGCGGATCACCGCGTGGGTGGAGGTACAGTCCGGCCTGCGCGTGGCCGAGAGCGGCATCGGCCAACTGTTGACGGCAGACGAGTGGACGAAGCAGCGCGACGAGCTCAACCGGCGGGGCGGCCCGCCGCCGGGGATCGTGCGGTGA